One Nocardioides luti DNA window includes the following coding sequences:
- a CDS encoding type III restriction-modification system endonuclease — protein MKLQFKVQQYQTDAVDAVVNVFAGQPKVDGVSYRIDPGRRLARLDDASADAGLRNAEILLTPAQLLTNLHHVQQSRNLPLSTKVADSKAAPGSPNLDIEMETGTGKTYVYIKTIMELNKRYGWSKFIIVVPSVAIREGVKKTFDITAEHFQEIYGRKPRSFIYNSSQLHEIERFSSDAGVQVMIINIQAFNATGKDNRRIYDVLDDFQSRRPIDVISANRPIVIIDEPQKIGAAKSLEALSRFNALAVLRYSATHKVEHTKVHRLDALDAYNQKLVKKIAVRGITVRGLNGLSAYLYLDAIEVKKGQLPTARVEMEVATAGGVIKRQIKRLQRGSRLHDLSNEMEAYKDLFVTDISAVDDTLTLSNGDVVVAGQLADRDVTEETKRRIQIREVIRAHIDKERQLFTQGVKVLSLFFIDEVAKYRDYDREDTLGDYARVFEEEYSLIVEDVMSELELDEATSAYRDYLNRDPVRKVHQGYFSIDKKTARLVDPKVAARGDDAGQSTDADAYDLILKDKERLLSFTEPVRFLFSHSALREGWDNPNVFIMGMLKKSDNTISRRQEIGRGLRLSVDQHGERMDNPVTVHEINELTVVTDESYTDFVTGLQKEIAESLAARPREASVKFFVGKTIKTESGEVVVESPVAEALYKYLVKNDYLNEDDTISDAYKTAREAGTLPEPTSEVLKSVIDFVWPLVDMLYIDVPAITNDRKPKRIPLNEENFHRKEFQALWGRINHKAVYQVEFDSTELITKCIRAIDKHLNVAAMQYVVQSGQQREQMEVEDLSSGGGFTVSRTTTQTETVTAGSQVKYDLLGEITEKTQLTRKTAAAILTQIRADVFAKFRLNPEQFITEAARLINEQKATIIVEHLSYDTLDDRFDAAIFTQNQTAQDFAKAGQKLTKSVYDYVVTDSKVERDFVAELDTSSEVAVYAKLPRGFFIPTPVGDYNPDWAIAFTDGTVKHVYFVAETKGSMSTLQLKGVEEAKIDCARKFFAQLNTAGEHVKYDVVTDYTTLMQLVAG, from the coding sequence ATGAAGCTTCAGTTCAAGGTTCAGCAGTACCAGACGGACGCCGTCGACGCAGTCGTGAACGTCTTTGCCGGTCAGCCGAAGGTAGATGGCGTCTCGTACCGGATCGATCCAGGACGCCGCTTGGCGCGCCTTGATGACGCGTCCGCCGACGCAGGGCTCCGCAACGCAGAGATCCTATTGACCCCCGCCCAACTGCTCACCAACCTCCATCACGTTCAGCAGTCGCGGAACCTGCCACTCTCCACGAAGGTCGCTGACAGCAAGGCTGCGCCTGGCTCGCCCAACCTCGACATCGAGATGGAAACCGGCACCGGGAAGACCTACGTCTACATCAAGACGATCATGGAGCTGAACAAGCGGTACGGATGGTCGAAGTTCATCATCGTCGTGCCCTCTGTAGCGATCCGCGAAGGCGTCAAGAAGACCTTCGACATCACGGCAGAGCACTTCCAGGAGATCTACGGCCGCAAGCCTCGCTCGTTCATCTACAACTCTTCCCAACTGCATGAGATCGAGCGCTTCAGCTCCGATGCAGGCGTGCAGGTCATGATCATCAACATCCAAGCCTTCAATGCCACCGGGAAGGACAACCGTCGCATCTACGACGTCCTCGACGACTTCCAGTCACGTCGGCCCATCGACGTGATCAGCGCCAATCGGCCCATCGTCATCATTGACGAGCCGCAGAAGATCGGCGCTGCGAAGTCCCTCGAGGCCCTGTCCCGGTTCAACGCGCTGGCCGTTCTGCGGTACTCCGCTACCCACAAGGTCGAGCACACCAAGGTGCATCGGCTGGACGCGCTGGATGCGTACAACCAGAAGCTCGTCAAGAAGATCGCCGTTCGCGGCATCACCGTTAGGGGCCTCAACGGGCTCTCTGCGTACCTCTACCTGGACGCCATTGAGGTCAAGAAGGGGCAACTCCCCACGGCCCGCGTGGAGATGGAAGTGGCCACTGCAGGCGGCGTGATCAAGCGCCAGATCAAGCGTCTCCAGCGCGGCAGTCGTCTCCACGACCTGTCCAATGAGATGGAGGCCTACAAGGATCTATTTGTCACCGACATCAGTGCGGTGGACGACACGCTCACCCTCAGCAACGGAGATGTCGTCGTTGCCGGACAGCTCGCCGATCGTGACGTGACCGAGGAGACCAAGCGGCGGATCCAGATCCGCGAGGTGATCCGCGCTCACATCGACAAGGAGCGCCAGCTCTTCACCCAAGGCGTGAAGGTTCTGTCGCTCTTCTTCATCGACGAGGTCGCAAAGTACCGCGACTACGACCGTGAGGACACTCTCGGCGACTACGCCAGAGTCTTCGAGGAGGAATACTCCCTCATCGTCGAAGACGTCATGAGCGAACTGGAACTCGACGAAGCGACATCCGCCTACCGCGACTACCTGAACCGCGATCCGGTCCGGAAGGTGCATCAGGGGTACTTCTCTATCGACAAGAAGACCGCGCGTCTGGTTGACCCCAAGGTCGCCGCCCGAGGGGACGACGCCGGACAGTCGACCGATGCAGACGCATACGACCTGATCCTGAAGGACAAGGAGCGCCTGCTGTCCTTCACGGAGCCCGTGCGCTTCCTGTTCTCGCACTCGGCCCTGCGTGAAGGTTGGGACAACCCCAACGTCTTCATCATGGGAATGCTGAAGAAGAGCGACAACACGATCTCTCGTCGACAGGAGATCGGACGGGGCCTCCGACTGTCGGTCGACCAGCATGGAGAGCGGATGGACAATCCCGTCACGGTCCACGAGATCAACGAGTTGACGGTCGTAACCGACGAGTCATACACCGACTTTGTGACCGGCCTCCAGAAGGAGATCGCGGAGTCGCTCGCGGCCCGCCCGCGCGAGGCCAGCGTCAAGTTCTTCGTCGGGAAGACCATCAAGACGGAGTCTGGCGAAGTGGTTGTCGAGTCGCCGGTTGCTGAGGCGCTGTACAAGTACCTGGTCAAGAACGACTACCTCAATGAGGACGACACCATCTCGGATGCCTACAAGACGGCCCGCGAAGCTGGCACGCTGCCGGAGCCGACCTCCGAGGTGCTCAAGTCGGTCATTGACTTCGTTTGGCCACTGGTGGACATGCTCTACATCGATGTCCCGGCGATCACCAACGACAGGAAGCCAAAGCGCATCCCACTCAATGAGGAGAACTTCCACAGGAAGGAGTTCCAAGCCCTCTGGGGCAGGATCAACCACAAGGCGGTCTATCAAGTCGAGTTCGACTCGACCGAGTTGATCACCAAGTGCATCCGCGCCATCGACAAGCACCTCAACGTCGCTGCGATGCAGTACGTCGTTCAGTCCGGTCAGCAGCGAGAGCAGATGGAGGTCGAGGACCTGAGCTCGGGCGGCGGCTTCACGGTGTCGCGCACGACGACCCAGACCGAGACAGTCACAGCAGGAAGCCAGGTGAAGTACGACCTCCTCGGCGAGATCACAGAGAAGACTCAGCTCACCAGGAAGACGGCAGCAGCGATCCTGACCCAGATCCGGGCTGACGTCTTCGCCAAATTCCGCCTCAATCCCGAGCAGTTCATCACCGAAGCAGCGCGTCTCATCAACGAGCAGAAGGCAACCATCATCGTCGAGCACCTAAGCTACGACACCCTCGACGACCGATTCGACGCGGCGATCTTCACCCAGAATCAGACCGCGCAGGACTTCGCCAAGGCCGGCCAGAAGCTCACGAAGAGCGTGTACGACTACGTCGTAACCGACTCAAAGGTCGAGCGTGACTTCGTAGCGGAGCTCGACACTAGCTCCGAGGTGGCCGTCTACGCGAAGCTCCCGCGCGGATTCTTCATCCCCACGCCCGTTGGCGACTACAACCCCGACTGGGCAATCGCCTTCACGGATGGCACCGTCAAGCACGTGTACTTCGTCGCTGAGACCAAGGGCTCAATGTCGACCCTTCAACTCAAGGGCGTGGAGGAAGCCAAGATCGACTGTGCGCGCAAGTTCTTTGCCCAACTCAACACAGCCGGTGAACACGTGAAGTACGACGTCGTCACCGACTACACCACCTTGATGCAGCTTGTGGCCGGATAA
- a CDS encoding site-specific DNA-methyltransferase produces MTSPDLTQANIERLAELFPSVVTETLDAEGSPFSAIDFDLLRQELSDHVVEGPQERYRLDWPGKRAAAFTANAPIAKTLRPMRGESVDFDATKNLFIEGDNLDALKLLQESYLGKVNVIYIDPPYNTGNDFVYNDDFAESSADYLARSGQKSAAGDRLVANTEANGRFHSDWLSMMYPRLKLARALLADDGVIIAAIGDREHATLRLLLDQIFGAENFISDVVWQGGRKNDSRYVSNGADYMLIYAKNEATLSALNVRWREDRPADAAIAEAARRVWTEAGGDQAEATTLMKEWIASLPDGDPAKQNNRFYEFEPDGRVFRKRDISWPGGGGPRYDVLHPVTKLPVKVPSRGWIYSQPERMQADIDAGLIMWGKDHNEYINRKTYLDSGEGQVPTSVFELKRTSAGKSLATVLGSDIFGYPKDTRVLARWIRLVTNGAKDAVVLDFFAGSGSTGQAVMDLNAADGGHRRYILVQLDEALQNPEYDTIASVARERLRRAGAQAKEAAGVLGGDLDVGFRSLRLDTTNLAAVERTPDAIPQDSLMELQNSLKPDRTGEDILFEVFLSWGLDPSMPVAVRHLEGHEVFVVDDGALVACFEGEISPDLVRALAQREPLRAVFRDSGFSSDAARINAEQIFRELSPATDVKVI; encoded by the coding sequence CGCAGGCCAATATCGAGAGGCTCGCCGAGCTGTTCCCATCGGTCGTCACAGAGACCCTGGACGCGGAAGGTAGCCCGTTCTCCGCGATCGACTTCGACCTGCTTCGGCAGGAGCTCTCGGACCACGTCGTCGAAGGGCCTCAGGAGCGCTACCGGCTCGACTGGCCGGGGAAGCGTGCAGCGGCCTTCACAGCGAACGCTCCCATCGCCAAGACCTTGCGCCCGATGCGCGGCGAGTCCGTCGACTTCGATGCCACAAAGAACCTGTTCATCGAAGGCGACAACCTCGACGCGCTCAAGCTCCTTCAGGAGTCGTATCTCGGCAAGGTCAATGTGATCTATATCGACCCGCCGTACAACACCGGGAATGACTTCGTCTATAACGATGACTTCGCTGAGTCGAGCGCCGACTACCTCGCCCGTTCGGGCCAGAAGTCGGCTGCAGGCGACCGCCTCGTCGCCAACACCGAGGCGAACGGTCGCTTCCACTCCGACTGGCTCAGCATGATGTACCCCCGCCTGAAGCTGGCGCGTGCCTTGTTGGCCGATGACGGCGTCATCATCGCCGCGATCGGCGACCGCGAGCACGCGACCCTCCGCCTGCTCCTCGACCAGATCTTCGGAGCCGAGAACTTCATCTCGGACGTCGTGTGGCAAGGCGGTCGCAAGAATGACTCGCGCTACGTCTCTAACGGCGCGGATTACATGCTGATCTATGCGAAGAACGAAGCGACACTGTCAGCGCTCAACGTCCGTTGGCGTGAAGATCGTCCAGCTGACGCCGCGATTGCAGAAGCCGCGCGCAGAGTCTGGACCGAGGCGGGTGGTGATCAAGCCGAGGCCACAACGCTCATGAAGGAGTGGATCGCCAGCCTTCCGGACGGCGATCCCGCGAAGCAGAACAATCGGTTCTACGAGTTCGAGCCCGATGGCCGGGTGTTCCGCAAACGCGACATTTCCTGGCCCGGTGGAGGAGGGCCTCGGTACGACGTTTTGCACCCGGTGACCAAGCTGCCCGTGAAAGTTCCGAGCCGGGGATGGATCTATTCGCAGCCGGAGCGCATGCAGGCCGACATTGACGCCGGGCTGATCATGTGGGGCAAGGATCACAATGAGTACATCAACAGGAAGACGTACCTTGACTCAGGCGAGGGACAGGTACCTACGTCTGTATTTGAGTTGAAGCGCACGTCCGCGGGCAAGTCATTGGCGACAGTTCTTGGTAGCGACATCTTTGGGTACCCCAAGGACACTCGCGTCCTCGCCCGGTGGATCCGTCTCGTCACCAATGGTGCGAAGGATGCCGTCGTCCTGGACTTCTTCGCTGGCTCTGGATCAACTGGGCAGGCCGTCATGGACCTCAACGCGGCGGACGGCGGGCACCGGCGGTACATCCTTGTGCAGCTTGACGAGGCGTTGCAGAACCCCGAATACGACACCATCGCCAGCGTCGCCCGAGAGCGTCTGCGCCGCGCCGGTGCGCAAGCGAAGGAGGCGGCTGGGGTGCTGGGTGGCGATCTCGACGTCGGGTTCCGATCCCTGCGGCTGGACACCACCAACCTCGCTGCGGTCGAACGCACACCGGATGCGATCCCTCAAGATTCGCTAATGGAACTCCAGAACAGTCTGAAGCCGGACCGCACCGGCGAAGACATCTTGTTCGAGGTCTTCCTCAGCTGGGGCCTCGACCCATCGATGCCGGTTGCAGTGCGGCATCTGGAAGGTCACGAGGTGTTCGTCGTCGATGACGGCGCACTGGTCGCCTGCTTCGAAGGTGAGATCTCACCTGACCTGGTTCGCGCACTCGCCCAACGGGAACCGCTGCGCGCCGTGTTCCGCGACTCGGGTTTCTCCTCTGATGCCGCACGGATCAACGCCGAGCAGATCTTCCGCGAACTGTCCCCTGCCACCGACGTCAAGGTGATCTGA
- a CDS encoding ATP-dependent DNA helicase codes for MYEVAHAGVDFADLDASRLPCLSERATFMSPVGYSVTKTHPYAWNKALAGLQPTEVIMPPFAFEAVPFRWLNRASFYEEVGSARVPEFDPAAEDAATQAMGWDDADWIMNGHNQRAVIREFFAPVKPGDSLVFMYLKHSPLQEERTDRLIVGAARVSGVTLPPSWNGDGEQAFPSSMWETAVEHSLRPTMEDGVLLPYQALVPLLDGGVDVSPALAWAPEGRFNEFSYVTEHLSDDAAIEALASLAAAVAGMRDLGVDVPDIAREWVTQQSDRLWQLRGPAPGLASVLAHLGVEQSHLTARAVLAAAPADPWSAIDAGMAEHSAFPDTVRPFISKANAKIWSKIGAVAQNCLRILSGLDISAAQVDVLMNGQTDVPLTHEELSDNPYFASICTYGQAEHVPFTTVDRACFPAGHVEWVAPFPPSAMMDSNLDRRRIEALITEVVEWAGHQGDTLLPEAEALDRANQMVLSRHPELTATKLLGVDLDHDTLADWEDWSPLVARELADGQPAFKLRRFEDITTSIRDFVGSQLQRARLGHIKGARQLLDEALESNELVDTGAPLDNLEERARTEKAEGLSALHDAPLSVLIGPAGTGKTTLLKALVGLTGVSDGGVLLLAPTGKARVQLEMKVKLPARTLASYLSPSHRYDGESGRYLVQGDHQRTSYGLVVIDEASMMTEEMLAATLDAFSSVRRLVLVGDPRQLPPIGPGRPFVDLVNKLKPEQFDTAVHVANCYVELQVPRRQLPDGTLGTRKDLELASWFGHATRGAGDDSIWSELADKPDLGTVRYEPWGDRSVVQALTQTLGEELDLTSHDKEAWAFAMTYGGVFNDPYLNWNRGAGEHAEDWQILSPTRSRAFGTVELNRHIKRTYRTDDTMLATKNLRSNTPWPIGPELIVRGDKVMHTINKRMKAWPKDAGGLDYVANGEIGVAIGFLTPRHKRPKNALKLDVEFSSQPGVQYGYWPTSGDSNVLLELAWAVTVHKSQGSEFGTTFLILPSRTNVTRELMYTALTRQKDRVIILHDGVLSDLRELASPWRSDTARRLTDLFVAPEPVTLEHRAQARRFDRQLLHVSTTGVPMASKNEVIIAGILEQLVPGKWEYERALQGKDGREVLPDFTITLNDGRTVFWEHAGMLDVPDYASKWELKKKWYADNGILPDSAGGGPSGVLMWTDDLGGANAQSWLDHAASVFAVEPATVGSTGVPTHKRPAVKKSAPKQTKN; via the coding sequence ATGTACGAAGTCGCACATGCGGGTGTGGACTTCGCCGACCTGGACGCGTCCCGGCTCCCATGCCTCAGCGAACGGGCCACGTTCATGTCGCCGGTGGGCTACTCGGTCACAAAAACCCACCCGTACGCTTGGAATAAGGCGCTCGCCGGGCTTCAACCCACCGAGGTGATCATGCCGCCGTTCGCATTCGAGGCAGTCCCCTTCCGGTGGCTCAACCGGGCATCGTTCTACGAGGAGGTGGGATCTGCCCGCGTCCCCGAGTTCGATCCGGCGGCAGAGGACGCTGCGACCCAAGCTATGGGATGGGACGACGCCGACTGGATTATGAACGGCCATAACCAGCGCGCGGTCATCCGGGAGTTCTTTGCCCCCGTGAAGCCGGGCGACTCGCTGGTCTTCATGTATCTGAAGCACTCACCGTTGCAAGAGGAACGGACCGACCGTCTCATCGTGGGAGCCGCACGCGTGAGCGGCGTGACGCTGCCGCCGTCGTGGAACGGCGACGGCGAGCAAGCGTTTCCTTCGTCGATGTGGGAGACCGCGGTCGAACACAGCCTCCGGCCGACCATGGAGGATGGGGTGCTGCTTCCCTATCAGGCGTTAGTGCCCTTGTTGGACGGCGGCGTGGATGTCTCCCCGGCACTTGCGTGGGCACCCGAAGGCCGCTTCAACGAGTTCAGCTACGTCACCGAGCACCTGAGTGATGATGCCGCAATTGAGGCTTTGGCGAGCCTGGCCGCCGCAGTCGCAGGCATGAGGGATCTCGGCGTCGACGTGCCGGACATTGCACGCGAGTGGGTCACCCAGCAGAGTGACCGCCTGTGGCAGTTGCGCGGACCGGCACCGGGGCTTGCGTCCGTGCTTGCGCACCTCGGTGTGGAGCAGAGCCACCTGACCGCCCGCGCTGTCCTCGCTGCCGCCCCGGCTGATCCTTGGTCCGCCATCGACGCTGGCATGGCCGAACACTCCGCGTTTCCTGACACCGTGCGCCCGTTCATCTCCAAGGCGAACGCCAAGATCTGGTCGAAAATTGGGGCTGTGGCGCAGAACTGCCTCAGGATCCTCTCTGGCTTAGACATTTCGGCCGCGCAGGTTGACGTTCTCATGAACGGCCAGACCGACGTTCCGCTCACGCACGAGGAGCTCTCGGACAACCCCTACTTCGCCTCGATCTGCACTTACGGACAGGCGGAACACGTCCCTTTCACCACGGTAGACCGCGCCTGCTTTCCCGCCGGTCATGTCGAATGGGTCGCGCCCTTCCCCCCGTCGGCGATGATGGACAGCAACCTCGACCGGCGGCGGATCGAAGCTCTGATCACTGAGGTGGTCGAGTGGGCCGGTCACCAAGGCGACACGCTCCTTCCGGAGGCCGAGGCGCTCGACCGAGCAAATCAGATGGTGCTATCCCGGCATCCCGAGCTGACCGCTACTAAGTTGCTGGGCGTCGACCTCGACCACGACACGCTGGCCGACTGGGAGGACTGGTCCCCGCTGGTCGCCCGCGAGCTGGCGGACGGCCAGCCGGCATTCAAGTTGCGTCGGTTCGAGGACATCACCACATCAATCCGTGACTTCGTCGGGTCCCAGCTTCAGCGCGCACGCCTCGGACACATAAAGGGCGCCCGGCAGTTGCTCGACGAGGCGCTGGAGAGCAACGAGCTGGTGGACACCGGCGCGCCGCTCGACAATCTCGAGGAACGAGCACGTACCGAGAAGGCTGAGGGTCTGTCCGCGCTGCACGATGCGCCGCTCTCCGTCCTCATTGGTCCTGCTGGAACAGGCAAGACGACACTGCTCAAAGCCTTAGTTGGTCTGACAGGCGTTTCGGACGGCGGGGTGCTCTTGCTAGCGCCCACCGGCAAGGCGCGGGTCCAGTTGGAGATGAAGGTCAAGCTTCCCGCAAGGACGCTCGCGAGCTACCTGTCCCCCTCACATCGATACGACGGAGAGTCCGGGCGCTACCTCGTCCAAGGAGACCATCAGCGCACGTCGTATGGGCTTGTCGTCATCGACGAGGCATCGATGATGACCGAGGAAATGCTCGCGGCAACGCTAGACGCGTTCTCATCCGTCCGTCGCTTGGTCCTGGTGGGTGATCCACGCCAGCTCCCGCCGATCGGCCCGGGGCGTCCATTCGTCGATCTGGTCAACAAGCTTAAGCCTGAGCAGTTTGACACCGCCGTACACGTTGCCAACTGCTACGTCGAACTCCAGGTGCCGCGACGGCAGCTGCCCGACGGCACCCTTGGGACTCGAAAGGACCTTGAGCTGGCGAGCTGGTTCGGCCACGCGACTCGGGGTGCGGGCGACGACAGCATCTGGAGCGAACTCGCCGACAAGCCAGACCTGGGCACCGTGCGGTACGAGCCCTGGGGTGACCGGAGCGTCGTCCAAGCACTGACCCAGACGCTGGGCGAGGAGCTAGACCTCACCAGCCACGACAAAGAGGCGTGGGCGTTCGCCATGACCTATGGCGGGGTGTTCAACGACCCCTACCTCAACTGGAATCGCGGCGCCGGGGAGCATGCTGAGGACTGGCAGATCCTGTCGCCGACGAGATCTCGAGCCTTCGGGACCGTCGAGCTGAACCGGCACATTAAGCGCACCTACCGGACCGATGACACCATGTTGGCGACTAAGAATCTCAGGTCGAACACCCCCTGGCCCATCGGTCCCGAGCTCATCGTGCGAGGCGACAAGGTCATGCACACGATCAACAAGCGAATGAAGGCTTGGCCCAAGGATGCCGGTGGACTGGACTACGTTGCAAACGGCGAGATTGGTGTGGCCATCGGCTTCCTGACTCCACGTCACAAACGGCCCAAGAATGCCCTCAAGCTCGATGTCGAGTTCTCGTCCCAGCCTGGCGTTCAGTACGGCTATTGGCCAACTTCCGGCGACTCCAACGTCCTGCTCGAGCTCGCCTGGGCCGTCACCGTGCACAAGTCGCAAGGCTCCGAGTTCGGCACCACCTTCCTGATACTTCCCTCCAGGACGAACGTTACGCGCGAACTGATGTACACGGCGTTGACCCGACAGAAGGATCGGGTGATCATCTTGCACGACGGAGTCCTCTCCGATCTACGCGAGCTTGCCAGCCCATGGCGATCCGATACCGCGCGCCGCTTGACCGACCTTTTCGTGGCACCAGAGCCGGTGACACTGGAGCACCGCGCCCAGGCACGACGGTTCGACCGGCAGCTATTGCACGTGTCGACGACCGGAGTTCCGATGGCGTCGAAGAATGAGGTCATCATCGCGGGGATCCTCGAGCAACTCGTGCCGGGCAAGTGGGAGTACGAACGCGCTCTGCAGGGCAAGGATGGGCGCGAGGTGCTGCCCGACTTCACAATCACCCTGAACGACGGACGCACGGTGTTCTGGGAACACGCGGGCATGCTCGACGTACCCGACTACGCCAGCAAGTGGGAACTGAAGAAGAAGTGGTACGCCGACAACGGAATCCTTCCTGACAGCGCCGGCGGTGGACCATCAGGCGTGCTCATGTGGACCGACGATCTTGGCGGCGCGAATGCACAGTCATGGCTCGATCACGCAGCCTCGGTCTTTGCAGTGGAGCCAGCGACGGTGGGCTCAACGGGAGTCCCCACTCACAAACGACCCGCCGTGAAGAAGAGCGCGCCAAAGCAGACGAAGAACTAG
- a CDS encoding site-specific DNA-methyltransferase codes for MSRLNLTSFDALSDNLGYLVERFPHAVTEVRSADGTATRAVDWDVLRQEFSGQLVEGPQERYRLDWPGKREALLLSNSPTARSLRPIRTESVDFDTTRNLFIEGDNLDTLKLLQEPLLGQVKMIYIDPPYNTGNDFLYADDFADSRDDYLKQSGQVDEAGARLVATSETGGRFHSAWLSMMYARLKVARSLLTEDGVGFVSIDGNEVAQLKMLLSELYGPNNFVATITWVSNLKGRQISDGGPAGTHEYILCFAKDAQAVNQFRGSGATFRKLMPDVYKGAAYALKEDAKGPYVTKNELYNTNSKFNERTAPTMVFRIHYNPDSGEVRVSDLHDETTYPGFITAMPHPNSRPGLNWHAWRWSRAKILADHEDLEFDTTNGKLRIRTKIRDVDGMTMKDIVIGPSTMTGQADLEALGMGRLFDTPKPVGLLETLVSVATGPDDLVLDFFAGSCATAEAVLQQNVTDGGQRRFIMIQLDEPCGAGTPAAAEGFSTIAAIGRERVRRAGSALRANGFTGDIGFRALRLDSSTRADVRRTPDEVSQESLLELQATVKPDRTDEDLLFDALLDLGIDPASPVVELNVDGTVIFDVADGAVIACFARKVSQEMLRSIAGPQPLHALFRDAAFETDAARINAEQLLKQLSPNTTIATV; via the coding sequence TTGTCCAGGCTCAACCTCACCTCGTTCGACGCTCTCTCCGACAACCTCGGCTATCTGGTAGAGCGCTTCCCTCACGCTGTCACGGAAGTTCGGTCAGCCGACGGTACGGCCACGCGTGCCGTCGACTGGGATGTCCTTCGCCAGGAGTTCAGTGGCCAACTGGTTGAGGGACCTCAAGAGCGCTATCGGCTGGACTGGCCTGGGAAGAGGGAGGCTCTTCTCCTCTCGAACTCTCCCACTGCGCGCTCCCTCCGACCGATCCGAACTGAGTCCGTCGACTTCGACACCACGAGGAACCTCTTCATCGAGGGCGACAACCTGGACACGCTCAAGTTGCTGCAGGAGCCGCTCCTTGGGCAGGTGAAGATGATCTACATCGACCCGCCCTACAACACCGGCAACGACTTCCTGTATGCGGACGACTTCGCAGATTCGCGGGACGACTACCTGAAGCAGTCCGGTCAGGTCGACGAAGCGGGCGCGCGCCTCGTTGCGACGTCCGAGACTGGCGGTCGCTTCCACTCGGCGTGGCTCAGCATGATGTATGCGCGTTTGAAGGTGGCGCGCTCGCTGCTCACCGAGGACGGGGTCGGCTTCGTCAGCATCGACGGCAACGAGGTCGCTCAACTCAAGATGCTCCTGAGCGAGCTGTACGGGCCTAACAACTTCGTAGCAACCATCACCTGGGTGAGCAACTTGAAGGGGCGACAGATCTCTGACGGTGGCCCAGCTGGCACTCACGAATACATCTTGTGCTTCGCCAAGGACGCCCAGGCGGTCAATCAGTTTCGGGGCTCCGGGGCGACGTTCCGCAAGCTCATGCCCGACGTCTACAAGGGTGCCGCGTATGCGCTCAAGGAGGATGCGAAGGGGCCATACGTCACGAAGAACGAGCTCTACAACACGAACTCGAAGTTCAACGAGCGCACTGCTCCGACGATGGTGTTCCGCATCCACTACAACCCGGACAGCGGCGAGGTCCGCGTCAGCGACCTTCATGACGAGACGACGTACCCGGGCTTCATCACCGCGATGCCCCACCCCAACTCACGCCCGGGATTGAATTGGCATGCCTGGCGCTGGAGCCGGGCGAAGATCCTCGCCGACCACGAAGATCTTGAGTTCGACACCACGAACGGAAAGCTTCGGATCCGGACCAAGATCCGGGACGTCGACGGGATGACCATGAAGGACATCGTCATCGGGCCATCGACGATGACGGGACAGGCTGACCTCGAAGCTCTCGGCATGGGTCGCCTGTTCGACACACCCAAGCCGGTCGGGCTGCTTGAGACCCTGGTCTCGGTCGCCACGGGGCCGGATGATCTGGTGCTGGACTTCTTTGCAGGCTCGTGTGCCACGGCCGAAGCTGTGCTCCAGCAGAACGTCACGGACGGCGGCCAGCGGCGTTTCATCATGATTCAGCTTGATGAGCCGTGTGGTGCCGGCACCCCCGCGGCTGCCGAAGGGTTCAGCACCATCGCGGCGATCGGCCGCGAACGTGTGCGGCGCGCAGGGTCGGCTCTTAGGGCAAACGGCTTCACTGGCGACATCGGCTTCCGGGCGCTCCGCTTAGACAGCAGCACGCGCGCCGACGTTCGGAGGACTCCGGACGAAGTGAGCCAGGAATCCCTCCTGGAGCTTCAGGCGACCGTGAAGCCAGACCGCACCGACGAAGACCTGCTGTTCGACGCCCTCTTGGACCTTGGGATCGATCCCGCCTCCCCTGTTGTCGAGCTCAATGTTGACGGCACCGTGATCTTCGACGTCGCTGACGGGGCCGTGATCGCCTGCTTCGCGCGGAAGGTGAGCCAGGAAATGTTGAGGTCGATCGCGGGCCCCCAACCGCTTCATGCGCTCTTTCGAGACGCTGCGTTCGAGACTGACGCCGCGCGGATCAACGCCGAACAGCTGCTCAAGCAGCTGAGCCCCAACACGACGATCGCGACGGTGTGA